The window tgtatgATAGTTACACACATATATGTCTATATAGATTAAAAGATAGAGAAATAGATGAAGATGTGTATGTACGTACCATGCACATACACAAAACGAGGGCTAATAAAGGTTATGCACATATAAAattaatctatctatctatctatctatctatctatatatatatatatatatatatatatatatatatatatatatatagacacacacatacacacatatataacttTACACGGAATACGGCAACTGAAAGACTTAGTGCGTTTGTTTacaagacatttgataattagaTTTGACCTATAAAAATGTAATTTCGCTGTATGTGGTATTCTATTGCGCAAACCATGAACTACCTTTTCCCCATATACAAAACTGGATATATCTGTGCATTAAGAAACGTTTGATAAATTATATGAATGTACTTCATTAGAATATGGTGATTAGAAGGGATTTTCTGTACAAGAGatttgatttttggaattttaccaaaGAGTGTCATGTCACTTTACATCGTAGTCAATGGCACAAACTATTTGTTTCCCTTTGGGATTGTGCATGTTTATATGCCTGACAATTGACAGAAATCTAATTCACTATTATAAGGTGATTAGAAGTGCTTAGGcgtgcaacaaatatgatatcgaaatttcatcaaaagatATCAATAATACATACGAGTCTACTGGGCAAACTATGAAAAACTTCTATATAAAACAAGATATATCTGATAAATTGATTAATCTGCCGGAACGTCTTTTTCCCATGTCTATTGTCAGCCTCCAGTACCCCAATGATAGTTGGTTACCGTCATTGCTCATTCCAACATTTTGACAGTCAACACAGCTCATTCCAACACTTTGACAGTCAACACTAATTATAGTGTTCATATGcacaaactgttaatgattgtcaatCACTGGAACACAGCTATTTCATTGGATAACCTCAGAAAATTGATTAAGTGAAATAATTGTTTTCTGCCCATTCAGAGTGATTTCTCGCTATGATTTGCATTAGATGATAATTTGGAGGCCTCCTCATGGTACGCTGGAAGTTTAAAGCCCCCTTGAATATCCAGGCTAGATATTTCGTCCTTctccattttctcttccgcccctCTGCCGTTGTAACTGTGCTCGTCCCTTAGACCAGTGCAATGTTTGCatacatcttgtctacatttcaaTAAAGACCATGAACAGAGTATATTATTCAAAAACCTCTTCTGTGTATGAATCTTTTGTTGCAAGGGCGTACGCTTACGTTAATCATACTAATCTAGACGGGTTCATACTTAGGTTTTCTAGAATGCATTCCTTAAATTTATTGCAACAGTCACAAGGAAAGTTTGGCAAATCTAATTTTATGGGAAATTGTTTACATTGCTTACAATGTGTAGTCATAGCAGCCCGCTAACGTGTTCAAAACAGTATGCACACAAATACGACAGTGAACATTTGCTGAGAAACATGAGCTGTAAAATCAATTCGAAATGACGTGTGCTGTGGGCGGTTTTTCAAGCGACTTTAAGTGTTGTCATATTGATGACATGTGACTTTGATTTGAGTCTGGCGAAATGACATAACAGAGAGttctgtgtgttttttgattttgatgtgatattttgtgaGGTCCCATGAAAATATACCACTGAATTCGTTTGTTTTGTCACACTTTATGTTTAACTGAAACTTTATCAGCTCCTTGGTCACTGAGGTCTTGCAGAAGCCATTGTGATTTCATGCATGTCAGTATTTTGAACATATTAGATTCTGCGTCAGGAGCATTCGAAGATTAAAGTCGTCCAGTTCTCCTGTAATCAATCGAATCTAATTTCCTCGACATACATACTAACTCCTCGGGTCCTTGACAAAGCTACTCACCTAAGTGAAGCGTATGCATACCTAATGTTAGCAATCATGCTATTGGTCGACATGAAAACAATGGGGCGGTCGTATTTATTTCATGATCGTCAATGAAGTCAGTATTGGAGTATAAAACggatcatagacagtagaggggtcTTCCCCCTACTGACAATGAACGAAATATAGTGTAAAGATGGGTGTGTAAATCTTGTAGTTGCCTAGGTTGttaaatatcaaacataaaaccgtGTGTTAATTGGCTACCGACAAGTCCTGTCATACTCATAGACAGTTGTAAGCAAGATTCAGCCTGACGCCGGACCATACAGTGTCTCACGCAGTTTAATGCGATGTCATAACTGTCATAGCGTGCTGGGCAGATAACATCGGAGGCGGAAAGATCACAGTGAAGTACAAGACTGGTTTCGACGCAGATATACGTCTCCGTTAAACACAGGCGATAGAAATTCATGGCTAGTTGTTCGTCAGGTGCGGTACATTCAATGCTGCAGTCGAAATACATATGCAGCGAATGCAGAGATATTGTGAGAACACCAGTACAAACGGGATGTGGTCATCGCTTCTGCAACTCTTGTTTGGAAAAGGTGATTTCGAagtaagtacatgtatttcgTATGATTATGACAAGTAAAACCCTCCAcaaattgaattttgtcaacGCAATACTGTGCTAGGGTTTCTGTCGACAATTGTCGTCAATCCGAACGAAAGGGGAGCTTGAACAGCAGATAGAAGATCTAGAAAACACACCAAACATATGAAACGAACATTCCATATCGATCTTTTCCACTTCCGGACCtactttgtttgtattttcgGTCTAAATCATTGCGATAATTTGTGTCTTGAAAGAGTAAGCCTCAGCCCTATAATATTCAGGCAAATgaatcatattttgttttggaCGGCCCTTAAAACGCAATATTGTTGTGTCTGTCACGACAAATCTAACCAAAGGTATATGCAGATGACTTGTCATAACACCCATGAACGTAAGTAGCACATGTTGTCTTCTGTGTGTCGGTCTACTGGCTCCACCGATTAATAACGAAATCACCCAAATAATAACGTTCAGTCGTTCGTCATCAGATTCATTGTAAAGTAACTTACCACTTAAAATTCTACCACACGATTTACAATTTGATTTAACCTTCAGATACCCTCGTCCACATTGCAAAGTCTGCCTTGAAGATGAAAATATTCAAGATATTTTTTTGAGCAAAGAGAAGGTAAACAACTCAATCATTCGTCAGTATGAAATTGTTGTAACACAAGTAGTCAATGTTTTCCAGCGTCTTGAGCCTTCGATATCATGGACGACGATCTTCAAATTCATCAGAACgacaaaaagaaatgaaatatctatagtcatgtatgtatgtatgtatgtatgtatgtatgtatgtatgtatgtatgtatgtatgtatgtatgtatgtatgtatgtatgtatgtatgtatgtatgtatgtatgcgtgcatgtgcgtatgtatgtgtgtgtgtgtatgtgtgtgtgtgtttgtatgatAAGAATTTTATCCTCACTAGAAGCAAAGCAACAAAAGTGTCTCGAAATGTATCATTTTACATGCAATTTGCAGGCTTTGCTGGACAGAGGTGCCATCAGAGACCTGAGTGAAATACGTATCGTCTGTAATAAATTCCCACAATGTGAATGGCATGGCTCTTATCAAGAATATCATCAGGTAAGGGTATATTTCTAACAGCTCTTCCTCAAAGATTTTCATATCATAATCTTACTTATTACACTGTAAGCAATTTCTTGATACTGTTATCCTACTTCGATAAAAAGTGAGTGAGTGAAAAATTAGGTAAGTAATTTAACAAGTAAGTAAGTAACTAAGACATCGAGTGAGCaagtaaataaattaataattggTGAGTCGATAAGTAATCAAATAAGTAAGTAAATAGGTAAATAAGGAAATAAACTTCGTAAGTAGGCCGTAAGGAAGTATGTATATCCTTGCCTCAATACCGACTaaacacaaaattttgataatcaaTGTCCTAAACAAAGGGTACTACATAATTCATATGCTTCGCGTGATGTTGCAAAAGTTAATGTATCCTTCTTCATACCAACTAAAATTCACATGGAGTAAGAGGACTATATTTATAAACAATGAAAAATGCATCGCTGGAACTTATTATAACTACACAAATATAAATTCGTCATAGATCCACGCGGACTGCTGTCCCTTCAAGGAGGTAGTGTGCCTAAACGAGGGATGTGACAAGACAATGAACCGAAACGATTTGACCTACCATCTGCATAATCACTGTGAAATGCGCAAACAGCAACAGCCACTCCGTAGGCCCGTGAGTTATATAAAATTAACACTAAATTTCGTTAAGGTATCGTTAATACTTTCGTCTTTACTTATAAGCACATTTCTTTTGAGTCACTAGTTTCTTATATTTATTCCATATTATGATTGCAGACGCATAGTGGAACAAAAGATATGGTACTCGTATAGTgtcattaaaaacagtttaagTAAAATATAAGTGGCTATACAAATTCTATTTCAATGCGAGGAATTGAGCATGTGTGCGGTATGAAATGGAGCCAAATGACTTCATCTTCactcttttttttcagattcacGCAACTGATAATGGATGGAACAGTAATTGGTGGCAAGTCCATTTGTGTTCAGACACTAATATTTGTGATTTTACCTAAAGCGAACTTTTAAATTTCTAGACTAACTTCAAGTGCAGCTAAACTTGAATctcaacgattattgcataacTATAAATCTACAGTAGCATTTAACGAATGATGAATTGCGAATCTTGCCAACATTCTCTTGCGCATGACTTGTCACAATACCTAAAAGCCTCATTGGCCgtatcttttttcatttttataagaagattttaatcaaatgcaacttatgtaaaaacatgacaaatgaACGTTGTTCAAACAGTAGCGACGAACGCACAACTAAGATGTAATCAAAGGAataattttcgagatgcaactCAATATATTGCCGCCGTAAATATACGAGTACTAAGTGCCTTAATTTAATTAACCGAATCCATCACTAATgattgaaatagtgacattttaaAAGACAATGTGGCTTAATAACGTGAATCAAAAACGTCTCTCCAAAGATGGCATAGTTTTTGGTCATGCAAAAAGATGCAGCCAAATGGGCTTCAAATGCTCGATTTCCGGAGCAAAGTAGTATGAAGACATTCTTATCAATTAGAAACGCTTAAATTTTCCAAGAATTGTTATGTACATGAACACGTAAATGCAAGaggcaaaacaatgaaaaatgtttCGGTATTGCATTTATTCACTAACACAGGACCTCTTTTAGTGGCACTGGGAAACACTCAAGCCAAATTCATTTGTTTGGAGGATTTTAATTATGGTttctaaattttaattttttatacgAACTACTATGGATACAAAATGTGCGCCCTCGTGTACCTCGATGGTGATGGCATGGGCAAAGGTACTCATGTGTCCCTTTTCTTTGTCGTCATGAGGAATGAGTATGATGCACTCTTGCGTTGGCCATTCCGTCAGAAGGTGACGTTCACTTGGGTCGATCAGAATAACAGGGAACACGTCGTAGATGCTTTTCGTCCGGATCCGACATCCAGTTCCTTCAGCTGGCCGGTCAACGACATGAACATTGCCAGCGGTTGTCCCTTGTTTATGCCATTGTCCCTGTTAGACAGTCCTCTACATGTTTACGTCAAAGACGACACAGCTTCTCTGAAAGTTTTCGTTGACACGACCGGCAAAACCTGATTGAATGACAACTCCTTTTAGTAGCTGTGGTCTACGTTAAATTCTTACTTACATCCGATAAGAGAAACGATCACTTGAAACCGTATACGCGCTACAGTACAGCTATCTCTGATCGACTGACCCTTGGTTGGGAGAGAAAAGCGGTATTGTTTTAGCTGTTTCATTactatatttttataattaacTTTTATTTGgttcctgttttttgtttttttgatttttagtTTATGTTGCGGTCCGATGTAAGATTTCAGAATTATATATTGATGTTTTATCTCATTGCTACAAATTATCATGATCTGTCTACCAAGGCACTTAATTTAAATTGTCATTTTCGTTTATAGTGCCTATGAGTATACATTATATTTCTTAAAGTCAGCTTACATTTCATGAAAGCTATAGGAAGTGATCTCACTCCTCCTACTTCACTGCAATTATTTTTTAGTTTGCCGGCCAGCTCAATTAAAGCCAAACACAAACCGGCTTTTTTGTCAGTAAACGGATTGTTTCGAGTTGTGAATTTGGGCTTACTTTTGGCTTTCTGGCATGCCAAGTCTGGTTTTTTGTGTATGCCACTTTCAATTGGTTTTTGATACTGGCTTACGAGCAAGCCAAGCTAAGAATTAAATGGCTTGTATGCAAGCTACCTCTCATGAACATGATAAGTCATCTTTTTCTTTATTAATATCTGACTGGAGCGTTTCTATCGCTTGTACAAGGTCACTCAGCTGTCTTTCGTGTTTCGTAATTGCCAATTTCAAGTCGTAGCGGCGCTGATCGTGAATGTCTTCTGCTGTTTCTGATAGCCGTATTACGGCAAGGAGTAAACATGATAAATGTTCTGTCGCATTTTTCGAGTCATGTTTCCGAGTCTAGTCAATTTCAACCTTAGAAAGAGAAAGAGTATTCGTGTTTATCTCAATCAAATGAGTTTggaaacaaatgaaaacaaaatgattgaGTGGACTACGAGCAGAAAATGGTTTTAGCGAAGAATCATTCTGTCCTTGTCCCTTTAACtattgcattttagaaagatttATTAAATTAAcacacgtacgtatgtacagatctatatatgtatgtatgtatgtatgtatgtatgtatgtatgtatgtatgtatgtatgtatgtatgtatgtatgtatgtatgtatgtatgtatgtatgtatgtatgtatgcatgcatgcatgcatgcatgcatgtatgtatgtatactctGCAGACAACAATTTTCTTACACGTAGTTTGTACATGATATGGTTATCTGCATTGTATTGATATCAACAAATGTATGGAGCATTGcttgtgtacatttttcaactcataaaattaaaattttgatgatgaAAGAGGTGAAGGATTGAACAGACAACGTCAACGGAGATTAAAATATCTATCGATAGTCAAGGAAACTCCGCTTGAAACGGTTACACACTTCTGGTGAGTAaaccattttttcaaaaatggaaTGTTCATAGTTCTCAAACTGTTTCACTGACGAAATAAGAACGTCTGTTTTTACTTCCTTGAAAAGTAACAAGTTGAtgcattttttaacaaatgccGTATGAAAAACACCTTTTCGCACTGTTATTTGTCTATTTGTTAGGTtacacattttggaaaaaaataagagATTTATCAGCATGCATAGAGCTTTATTGAGATTTGTAGAGATTTTATTGaggttcagtttatacaacttaCCATGTGGCTGCACCCAATGTCTTTGTATTTACATGGCACCAAACCTTTTTCACAATCGCCGTTTTCAGCATCAGTATGCAGGGTCATCTACGGAACAAGAATAAAAGTTTGTAATATGTAACATTTTCGTGATCGATTCTCTTGATTAAACGCATGCACATTAACATGGATTGCAAAACCATTATTTGTACTGACATATCTTCAATCACTTACTTCCGCCCGTGCAATGGCTGGTCTGTTACAATATTTGCAGGTAATGGAATATTTAAAGCATACTTCGAAGTGAGTCTGAATGaaggaaatatgaaaatatacacACAAAAGTATCAGATCGAAGTCACAGAACTGTCTTTACGTTATTTGTGTTGTCAAACTATGAAGGTTATTGGCAAAGAAGATCGCAGGAGTCAGATTAGATCTGGACGCTAAATAAAAAAgcaaatgtgacaaaatacgagtttaaatatatttcatgaTAGTATAGAGCGATATATTATCAAGATTGTTCCCTTTCTTTTCGTTACGTATCCCAACTTTTAGAGTGGAAATAACTAGCCGTCAACATCACGGTTTAAGCTGGAACAGCAAATACAAACAAGTTATCACGCCAGTTAAAGCCGAAGTGTCATGCACAGGTATCAATTCGATCTTTTGGAAAGCCAGATGTAATGTCTATTTCCTCAATCACATCGACCGACATTCCAGAGTCAGACAGGTATTTTCGTGCAAACTTCGATTCCAGATGGCGTTGGAGAACACGAACTATGAACACACACCTTCATCTCCATGTGCTtcaaatttgtttcacagtACTGGCATGAAACTTTATTCGACGCGGTAACAGGGACAGTATACCTTATTGTATATATGAATGTAAAACATCTGGTTAGAAATCACAAGATGtatcaaaagtgataaaattgataaaaaatatttccattgatAATGTCTGTAAGAAACATAATTGCCAAATTTCGGCAATACAATCTTAAACCTTTCAGTGCTGTTAATGTTTCCTGTCAACATTTTAGggaaacattttaccaattttttataaacttttctgtatgtttgtgttaattttggatcaaatggatatcacatttcattttctgcaattttttttatccattaaaattttggcaaaaatctgaaaaaaatgactaagtatattttatgaaggcgacaaaattgacatttggcgctcaaagggtcagACGTTCTGAGGAGCTTGTTCGCTGGGCGCCCTTTTGGCGTTGATTTTCCCAGTGTGTGAAGACGATATCAGGCAATATGATGAATTGAAACAAATAAAGTAAGCAGATGTGTGTTTCTGGGGTACACCCCGAGGGGATCCGATCGCTAAACAATCTCTAGCATGCGAAAAAATGAACGTGTGGCCTCTTTTCGATATTAAGAAGCTAGCATATGTCAAAATCGTCTTGAGCCAGTCGTTTCGCTTATGATGACAGAGGACGTACCTCTCGGCACATCAATATAACTGGAAAGTGATCATGAACATTTCAATTCTCTTTATTCAGTTTCAACCCATGGCATACATAAACGGTACGAGTGCCTGGTATATTAGTCATGCTTATCATACAGCTTCAAGATGAGCCAATCCAGTCAATGTTTTATTTCCCCAGGGACAGGTATCAAGGTAAATTAAGCCGGTTGTTccgtatttatttattatcataTAGTACACTGCAATTCGACGAATAGCTGCCTGCACCTTCGAACCTATAGGATTGAAGAGTAACTAGTCAAAGGAAAAAGATCGACATGGAGGAAGACAACTTCTCGCTGGCATCGCAGGGTAGGAAGAAGACACAGAGTGTCAAGAGAGCCTGCATGACGGAAGATGGGATGATGTTGACAATGTAGTAGAGAGGTTTT of the Ptychodera flava strain L36383 chromosome 20, AS_Pfla_20210202, whole genome shotgun sequence genome contains:
- the LOC139120006 gene encoding TNF receptor-associated factor 2-like, which translates into the protein MASCSSGAVHSMLQSKYICSECRDIVRTPVQTGCGHRFCNSCLEKVISKYPRPHCKVCLEDENIQDIFLSKEKALLDRGAIRDLSEIRIVCNKFPQCEWHGSYQEYHQIHADCCPFKEVVCLNEGCDKTMNRNDLTYHLHNHCEMRKQQQPLRRPIHATDNGWNSNWWQVHLCSDTNICDFT